In Bacillus toyonensis BCT-7112, a single window of DNA contains:
- a CDS encoding ABC transporter substrate-binding protein: MKFLKRIFVFTLLVAMIAGCSSNSASDKSKKEKEITVMLDWYPNAVHSFIYAAIEKGYFKEEGIKVNIKFPSNPTDPLTLAAAGKVTVGLYYQPDVVMARANEQIPVKSIGAVVRSPLNHVVSLKSAGIQLPKDLEGKTVGYSGTPLSEAYLKTMIKEAGGNPDTVKVVDVGFDLVPALITKKVDAVTGAYINHEVPVMRHEGHEPAYFNPAEYGVPNYHELVFVTGDKTLKKDKEALQAFLRGAKKGYDFMKKSPDEALNILLDHQEKENFPLVPEVEKESMKILLEKMETKDEPFLSDSKESWEKQNKWLKDKGMTKEIVPADELFENILK, from the coding sequence ATGAAATTTTTAAAACGCATCTTTGTGTTTACATTATTAGTTGCAATGATTGCAGGATGTTCGAGTAATTCAGCATCAGATAAAAGTAAAAAAGAGAAAGAAATAACGGTTATGCTCGATTGGTACCCAAATGCGGTACATAGCTTTATTTATGCAGCAATTGAAAAAGGCTACTTTAAAGAAGAAGGAATAAAGGTAAATATAAAATTCCCTTCTAATCCAACTGATCCATTAACTTTAGCTGCAGCAGGGAAAGTGACAGTTGGTTTGTATTATCAGCCAGATGTTGTTATGGCCAGAGCAAATGAACAAATTCCAGTGAAATCAATTGGAGCTGTCGTACGTTCACCGTTAAATCATGTCGTATCGCTGAAATCAGCAGGTATTCAATTACCGAAAGATTTAGAAGGAAAAACAGTAGGATATTCTGGAACTCCTTTAAGTGAAGCATATTTAAAAACAATGATAAAAGAAGCTGGTGGTAATCCTGATACGGTGAAAGTAGTTGATGTTGGCTTTGATTTAGTACCAGCGTTAATTACGAAAAAAGTGGATGCTGTAACAGGAGCATACATTAACCATGAAGTACCTGTTATGCGTCATGAAGGCCATGAACCAGCGTACTTTAATCCAGCAGAATATGGTGTGCCGAATTATCATGAACTTGTTTTCGTAACAGGTGATAAAACGTTGAAAAAAGATAAAGAAGCATTGCAAGCCTTTTTACGTGGGGCAAAAAAAGGGTATGACTTTATGAAGAAAAGCCCTGATGAAGCATTAAATATTTTATTAGATCATCAAGAAAAAGAAAACTTCCCGCTTGTACCAGAAGTTGAAAAAGAAAGCATGAAAATTTTATTAGAGAAGATGGAAACGAAAGATGAGCCATTTTTATCAGATTCAAAAGAGTCATGGGAGAAACAAAACAAATGGTTGAAAGACAAAGGAATGACGAAAGAAATTGTTCCTGCCGATGAATTATTCGAAAACATTTTAAAGTAG